In Aegilops tauschii subsp. strangulata cultivar AL8/78 chromosome 3, Aet v6.0, whole genome shotgun sequence, one genomic interval encodes:
- the LOC109771714 gene encoding trans-cinnamate 4-monooxygenase: MDFVFVEKLLVGLLAAVVGAIVVSKIRGRKLRLPPGPFPVPIFGNWLQVGDDLNHRNLAAMARKFGEVFLLRMGQRNLVVVSSPPLAREVLHTQGVEFGSRTRNVVFDIFTGEGQDMVFTVYGDHWRKMRRIMTVPFFTNKVVQQYRPGWEAEAAFVVDNVRADPRAATDGVVLRRHLQLMMYNNMYRIMFDRRFESMDDPLFLRLRALNGERSRLAQSFEYNYGDFIPILRPFLRGYLRLCKEVKETRLKLFKDYFLDERKKLVSTKAMDNNGGLKCAIDHILEAEQKGEINEDNVLYIIENINVAAIETTLWSIEWGLAELVNHPEIQQKLRDEMDAVLGVGHQITEPDTHRLPYLQAVIKETLRLRMAIPLLVPHMNLHDAKLAGYNIPAESKILVNAWFLANNPEQWKRPDEFRPERFLEEEKHVEANGNDFRYLPFGVGRRSCPGIILALPILGITIGRLVQNFVLSPPPGQDKLDTTEKGGQFSLHILKHSTIVAKPRVF; encoded by the exons ATGGACTTCGTCTTCGTGGAGAAGCTCCTCGTGGGCCTCCTGGCGGCCGTGGTGGGCGCCATCGTGGTGTCCAAGATCCGGGGCCGCAAGCTGAGGCTGCCGCCGGGCCCCTTCCCGGTCCCCATCTTCGGCAACTGGCTGCAGGTCGGCGACGACCTGAACCACCGCAACCTGGCGGCGATGGCGCGCAAGTTCGGCGAGGTCTTCCTCCTCCGCATGGGCCAGCGCAACCTGGTGGTGGTCTCCTCGCCGCCGCTGGCGCGCGAGGTGCTCCACACGCAGGGCGTGGAGTTCGGGTCCCGCACCCGCAACGTGGTGTTCGACATCTTCACCGGCGAGGGCCAGGACATGGTGTTCACCGTGTACGGCGACCACTGGCGAAAGATGCGGCGCATCATGACGGTGCCCTTCTTCACCAACAAGGTGGTGCAGCAGTACCGGCCCGGGTGGGAGGCCGAGGCGGCCTTCGTGGTGGACAACGTCCGCGCCGACCCCAGGGCCGCCACCGACGGCGTCGTGCTCCGCCGCCACCTGCAGCTCATGATGTACAACAACATGTACCGCATCATGTTCGACCGGCGGTTCGAGAGCATGGACGACCCGCTGTTCCTCCGCCTCCGGGCGCTCAACGGCGAGCGCAGCCGCCTCGCGCAGAGCTTCGAGTACAACTACGGCGACTTCATCCCCATCCTCCGCCCCTTCCTCCGCGGCTACCTCCGGCTCTGCAAGGAGGTCAAGGAGACCCGCCTCAAGCTCTTCAAGGATTACTTCCTGGACGAGAGGAA gAAGCTGGTGAGCACCAAGGCCATGGACAACAACGGTGGGCTCAAGTGCGCCATTGATCACATCCTGGAGGCTGAGCAGAAGGGGGAGATCAACGAGGACAACGTCCTCTACATCATCGAGAACATCAACGTCGCCG CGATCGAGACGACGCTGTGGTCGATCGAGTGGGGGCTGGCGGAGCTGGTGAACCACCCGGAGATCCAGCAGAAGCTGCGGGACGAGATGGACGCGGTGCTGGGCGTCGGGCACCAGATCACGGAGCCGGACACGCACAGGCTCCCCTACCTGCAGGCGGTGATCAAGGAGACGCTCCGGCTGCGCATGGCCATCCCGCTGCTGGTGCCCCACATGAACCTCCACGACGCCAAGCTCGCCGGCTACAACATCCCCGCCGAGAGCAAGATCCTCGTCAACGCCTGGTTCCTCGCCAACAACCCCGAGCAGTGGAAGCGGCCCGACGAGTTCCGCCCCGAGAGGTTCCTCGAGGAGGAGAAGCACGTGGAGGCCAACGGCAACGACTTCAGGTACCTGCCCTTCGGCGTCGGCCGTCGGAGCTGCCCCGGCATCATCCTCGCGCTCCCCATCCTCGGCATCACCATCGGCCGCCTCGTCCAGAACTTCGTGCtctcgccgccgcccggccaGGACAAGCTTGACACGACTGAGAAGGGCGGCCAGTTCAGCCTCCACATCCTCAAGCACTCCACCATCGTGGCCAAGCCCAGGGTGTTCTAG